One Egicoccus halophilus genomic region harbors:
- the rplN gene encoding 50S ribosomal protein L14 encodes MIQQESRLKVADNSGAREVLCIRVLGGSGRRYASVGDVFVGTVKNAIPQSNVKKGEVVRCVVVRTSKERRRPDGSYVKFDDNACVIIRPDGSPRGTRIFGPVARELRDNKFMRIISLAPEVL; translated from the coding sequence ATGATCCAGCAGGAATCGCGGCTGAAGGTCGCGGACAACTCGGGGGCACGCGAAGTGCTGTGCATCCGGGTGCTCGGCGGGTCCGGACGGCGGTACGCGTCGGTCGGTGACGTCTTCGTCGGCACCGTGAAGAACGCGATCCCCCAGTCCAACGTCAAGAAGGGCGAGGTCGTCCGCTGCGTTGTCGTGCGCACCAGCAAGGAGCGCCGGCGGCCGGACGGTTCCTACGTCAAGTTCGACGACAATGCGTGCGTGATCATCCGCCCGGACGGCAGCCCGCGCGGGACCCGTATCTTCGGTCCCGTCGCTCGTGAGCTGCGGGACAACAAGTTCATGCGGATCATCTCGCTCGCGCCGGAGGTCCTCTAA
- the rpsS gene encoding 30S ribosomal protein S19: MPRSLKKGPFVDDHLMKKVDAQNEAGDKRVIKTWSRRSTIFPEMVGHTIAVHDGRKHVPVFVSESMVGHKLGEFAPTRAIKWGGAGEKQAQKKRR; the protein is encoded by the coding sequence ATGCCCCGCAGCCTGAAGAAGGGTCCCTTCGTCGACGACCACCTCATGAAGAAGGTGGACGCCCAGAACGAAGCGGGCGACAAGCGCGTCATCAAGACCTGGTCGCGTCGATCCACGATCTTCCCGGAGATGGTCGGCCACACGATCGCGGTGCACGACGGCCGCAAGCACGTGCCGGTCTTCGTCTCCGAGTCGATGGTCGGCCACAAGCTGGGTGAGTTCGCTCCCACCCGCGCCATCAAGTGGGGCGGGGCCGGCGAGAAGCAGGCCCAGAAGAAGCGCCGGTAG
- the rplP gene encoding 50S ribosomal protein L16, which translates to MLAPKRVKHRKQHRPRPLKGLSKGHTQVYVGDYGLMATTPGWITARQIESARISITRAIKRGGKVRITIFPDRSITRKPLETRMGSGKGSPDHWVAAVKPGRIMFELSGVPEDLAREAMRKASHKLPVKTKFIKREEAGE; encoded by the coding sequence ATGCTCGCTCCGAAGCGCGTCAAGCACCGCAAGCAGCACCGGCCGCGCCCGCTCAAGGGGCTGTCCAAGGGCCACACCCAGGTCTACGTGGGTGACTACGGCCTGATGGCGACCACGCCGGGCTGGATCACCGCTCGCCAGATCGAGTCCGCACGTATCTCCATCACCCGCGCGATCAAGCGTGGCGGCAAGGTGCGGATCACGATCTTCCCGGACCGGTCGATCACCCGCAAGCCGCTCGAGACCCGCATGGGCTCGGGCAAGGGTTCGCCCGACCACTGGGTCGCGGCGGTCAAGCCCGGGCGGATCATGTTCGAGCTGTCCGGCGTCCCGGAGGACCTGGCTCGCGAGGCCATGCGAAAGGCCTCGCACAAGCTCCCCGTCAAGACCAAGTTCATCAAGCGCGAGGAGGCCGGCGAATGA
- the rpmC gene encoding 50S ribosomal protein L29, with protein sequence MSTATELRELPDDELRQALAEGKEELFNLRFQVVTGQLDDPRRINTVKREIARILTVMREREIAAARTTEA encoded by the coding sequence ATGAGCACCGCGACCGAGCTGCGCGAGCTGCCCGACGACGAGCTCCGGCAGGCACTGGCCGAGGGCAAAGAGGAGCTGTTCAACCTCCGCTTCCAGGTCGTGACCGGCCAGCTCGACGACCCCCGTCGGATCAACACCGTCAAGCGCGAGATCGCGCGCATCCTGACCGTGATGCGGGAGCGCGAAATCGCCGCCGCACGGACCACGGAGGCCTGA
- the rplV gene encoding 50S ribosomal protein L22, translating into MITKVKATAKYVRVSPYKVRQLTPLITGLPVTEAQRVLTFTDKRAAAAPLLKVLNSAIANAENNDGLDADELVVHRAFADEGPTLKRFQPRALGRAYRIRKRTSHITVVVSPAEEN; encoded by the coding sequence ATGATCACCAAGGTCAAGGCGACCGCGAAGTACGTGCGCGTCTCGCCGTACAAGGTCCGGCAGCTGACGCCGCTGATCACCGGTCTGCCGGTGACCGAGGCGCAGCGCGTGCTGACCTTCACCGACAAGAGGGCCGCCGCCGCGCCGCTGCTGAAGGTCCTGAACTCGGCGATCGCGAACGCGGAGAACAACGACGGCCTCGACGCCGACGAGCTGGTCGTCCACCGCGCGTTCGCCGACGAGGGTCCGACGCTCAAGCGTTTCCAGCCGCGCGCCCTCGGTCGCGCCTACCGCATCCGCAAGCGGACGAGCCACATCACCGTGGTGGTCTCGCCCGCGGAGGAGAACTGA
- the rpsQ gene encoding 30S ribosomal protein S17 produces MAETTERSTTRKERQGVVVSDVQDKTIVVRVDRRTTHPLYGKTMKSSKKYHVHDESNDAGVGDTVRIIETRPLSKLKRWRLAEIVERAK; encoded by the coding sequence ATGGCAGAGACCACCGAGCGCAGCACCACCCGCAAGGAGCGCCAGGGCGTCGTCGTGTCCGACGTGCAGGACAAGACGATCGTCGTGCGCGTCGACCGGCGGACCACCCACCCGCTGTACGGCAAGACGATGAAGTCGTCGAAGAAGTACCACGTCCACGACGAGTCGAACGACGCCGGCGTCGGCGACACGGTCCGCATCATCGAGACGCGGCCGCTGTCGAAGCTCAAGCGCTGGCGGCTGGCCGAAATCGTCGAGCGCGCCAAGTAA
- the rplX gene encoding 50S ribosomal protein L24 yields the protein MRRIRKDDQVQVIAGKDAGKSGRVIKVYTDRDRVLVEGRNYVKKHQRIQNQRGGAQEGGIIETEAAIHASNVQPICPSCDQPTRVGYRYEDQDERRSKVRVCKKCDATF from the coding sequence ATGCGCCGCATTCGCAAGGACGACCAGGTTCAGGTGATCGCCGGCAAGGACGCGGGCAAGTCGGGCCGCGTCATCAAGGTGTACACCGACCGCGACCGCGTGCTGGTCGAGGGTCGCAACTACGTCAAGAAGCACCAGCGGATCCAGAACCAGCGTGGTGGCGCCCAGGAGGGCGGCATCATCGAGACCGAAGCTGCGATCCACGCCTCCAACGTCCAGCCCATCTGTCCCTCGTGCGACCAGCCGACCCGCGTCGGCTACCGCTACGAGGACCAGGACGAGCGCCGCAGCAAGGTCCGCGTCTGCAAGAAGTGCGACGCCACCTTCTGA